One Gimesia aquarii DNA segment encodes these proteins:
- a CDS encoding DUF1559 domain-containing protein, translating into MQRHSRLKKGFTLIELLVVIAIIAILIALLLPAVQQAREAARRSTCKNNLKQLGLAFHNYHDTHRCFPFAWFLDPTNPANIKAGGYGVMLLPLIDQAPLYNQWNSSYPAINEFAAIPEVQQNLSVIATPLPVFMCPSTPEASVHDYTLAPAFPFSWTAARSDYCPASGVRGTYSSLAYTGHPAAASRSGMLNFVGLDTSGSPGDSITRIRDIVDGSSNTVLLGERVGGTNIYSGQTISPTLSVALGPSNGGAWGDFLNGEHWYQGSLRDGTDGGSGGPCAINCSNARSTGFLSFHVGGAHFLLGDGAVRFISQNVDAYTFASLTTRAGGEVVGEF; encoded by the coding sequence ATGCAAAGGCACTCACGATTGAAAAAAGGCTTCACTCTGATTGAACTACTTGTTGTCATCGCAATTATCGCTATTTTAATTGCCCTTTTGTTACCGGCAGTCCAACAGGCCAGAGAAGCAGCCAGAAGGTCTACCTGTAAAAACAATTTGAAACAGCTTGGTCTGGCGTTTCATAATTACCATGACACTCACCGCTGCTTCCCTTTCGCCTGGTTTTTAGACCCTACGAACCCGGCTAATATTAAGGCAGGTGGTTACGGTGTCATGCTACTTCCGCTTATAGATCAGGCCCCCCTCTACAATCAGTGGAACTCCTCGTACCCTGCAATTAACGAATTCGCAGCCATTCCAGAAGTCCAACAAAATTTATCAGTAATTGCTACACCACTCCCCGTATTTATGTGTCCGTCCACACCAGAAGCGTCAGTGCATGACTACACCCTGGCCCCAGCTTTTCCTTTCAGCTGGACTGCCGCTCGTTCTGACTATTGCCCTGCATCTGGTGTCCGTGGTACTTATTCTTCTCTTGCCTACACAGGGCATCCGGCAGCTGCGAGCCGTAGCGGAATGCTGAATTTTGTGGGACTAGATACATCCGGCTCACCTGGAGACTCTATTACTAGAATTCGCGATATCGTCGATGGCTCCTCTAATACTGTTTTACTCGGAGAGAGAGTAGGAGGAACGAATATCTACAGCGGCCAAACAATTAGCCCCACTTTATCAGTAGCCTTGGGCCCAAGTAACGGTGGTGCCTGGGGAGATTTCCTGAACGGCGAACATTGGTATCAAGGATCCTTGCGAGATGGGACTGACGGTGGCAGCGGAGGACCTTGTGCCATCAATTGCAGTAATGCAAGAAGCACTGGTTTCTTAAGCTTCCATGTAGGCGGTGCACATTTTCTGCTAGGAGATGGTGCAGTCCGTTTCATTAGCCAAAATGTGGATGCTTACACATTTGCATCACTTACCACCCGGGCCGGTGGCGAAGTGGTTGGAGAATTTTAA